In Thermococcus celericrescens, the following are encoded in one genomic region:
- a CDS encoding TraB domain-containing protein — translation MSYLRYVKLIGTMHVSPKSREEVIRTILGERPHAVAIELDRARFLAMNENRRLTLEESLRFGRKGLINYALAKVEERLGEEFGMKPGEEMKAAISAAQTLGIPLYLIDEDINVILSKIAAAPGREKLLMALEALGIFLPVRLGEPSDPMAEYRVMMVQFKRRYPYLYRVLVEERNEVMARNLVSIVENLKLRGVKRPRVIAVVGLGHKPGIEHLLDRARERRFLSPYWTTGV, via the coding sequence ATGAGCTATCTTCGCTACGTCAAGCTCATAGGCACGATGCACGTTTCGCCGAAGAGCAGGGAAGAGGTGATCAGGACGATACTCGGTGAGAGGCCCCATGCCGTCGCGATAGAGCTCGACAGGGCGCGCTTCTTAGCCATGAACGAGAACCGGCGGCTAACTTTGGAGGAATCACTGCGCTTCGGCAGGAAGGGATTGATAAACTACGCACTCGCGAAGGTCGAGGAGAGACTGGGAGAGGAGTTCGGGATGAAGCCCGGCGAGGAGATGAAAGCAGCTATAAGCGCCGCTCAAACCCTTGGTATCCCCCTCTACCTCATAGACGAGGACATAAACGTCATACTCTCCAAGATAGCCGCCGCCCCGGGGAGGGAGAAGCTTCTCATGGCCCTGGAAGCCCTGGGAATATTCCTGCCCGTTAGGCTCGGCGAGCCCTCCGACCCAATGGCCGAGTACAGGGTCATGATGGTGCAGTTCAAGCGCCGCTATCCCTACCTCTACCGCGTTCTGGTCGAGGAGAGGAACGAGGTTATGGCGAGGAACCTCGTGTCCATAGTCGAGAACCTGAAGCTCCGGGGGGTTAAGAGGCCACGGGTTATAGCCGTGGTTGGCCTCGGCCACAAGCCCGGGATAGAGCACCTTCTCGATAGGGCCCGGGAAAGGAGATTCCTCTCACCATACTGGACCACGGGGGTGTGA
- a CDS encoding MFS transporter: MSQRVAIAVRNASVANRYRYIPKMPRWFYSFVPFKVATGGSSALVSLYLLELGGNASTVGLTFALASLASMLGALFWGRVSDRTLRRKPFILLGFASVPLFLTAMAFVKTPAQLIAVNTVYAFFLASTLSVPIALVLRSVRKHSWDHAIGKFNEISGWGWVLGLVLGFGLSRFLTMPQLFLAFAILGLPSVFMGERMIREAPIYINRRAIKAFGNYVVEKARYFPSFILHTNFSLPEGLGRFYVAFLLFWIAAGLYFPQMPVLLTSEGYTREVVYLTLIANSAVSAMNYTRVGAAMRGGKEGILKKGLLLRAGAFATMVLGMLVSPALLPLAFASYILAGYSWAFIGISSTAIVSERAGEKEKGSAMGSYNVVSSAGYITGSAISGTLISSAGFGAAFGLGLALIGGSLALLKK, encoded by the coding sequence ATGAGCCAGAGAGTTGCCATTGCGGTGAGGAACGCATCGGTCGCAAACCGCTACCGCTATATCCCCAAGATGCCCAGGTGGTTCTACTCCTTCGTGCCGTTCAAGGTGGCCACCGGCGGAAGCTCCGCCCTGGTGAGCCTCTACCTCCTGGAACTCGGGGGGAACGCCTCAACCGTTGGATTGACCTTCGCTCTTGCAAGCCTAGCCTCGATGCTCGGCGCGCTGTTCTGGGGCAGGGTGAGCGACAGGACCCTGCGGAGGAAACCGTTCATACTCCTCGGCTTTGCCAGCGTTCCGCTCTTCCTCACGGCGATGGCCTTTGTGAAGACCCCAGCTCAGCTCATCGCGGTAAACACTGTATACGCATTTTTCCTCGCCTCCACCCTATCGGTCCCCATAGCCCTCGTGCTGAGGAGCGTCAGGAAGCACAGCTGGGACCACGCCATCGGCAAGTTCAACGAGATAAGCGGCTGGGGGTGGGTCCTCGGTCTAGTCCTCGGTTTCGGCCTGTCGAGGTTCCTGACCATGCCCCAGCTGTTCCTCGCCTTCGCCATCCTGGGCCTGCCCTCTGTCTTCATGGGGGAGCGGATGATACGGGAGGCTCCGATATACATCAACAGACGGGCTATCAAAGCGTTCGGCAACTACGTCGTCGAAAAGGCCCGCTACTTCCCCAGCTTCATACTCCACACCAACTTCAGCCTTCCAGAGGGCCTGGGGAGGTTCTACGTAGCCTTCCTGCTCTTCTGGATAGCGGCGGGCCTCTACTTCCCCCAGATGCCGGTGCTCCTCACGAGTGAGGGCTACACGAGGGAGGTTGTGTACCTGACACTCATAGCCAACTCCGCGGTCTCGGCGATGAACTACACCCGCGTCGGGGCCGCGATGAGAGGCGGAAAGGAAGGAATCCTGAAAAAGGGACTGCTCCTCCGCGCCGGGGCCTTCGCTACGATGGTGCTCGGAATGCTGGTCTCCCCAGCGCTGCTCCCGCTGGCTTTCGCCTCTTACATCCTTGCGGGTTACTCCTGGGCCTTCATCGGAATCTCCTCGACTGCCATAGTGAGCGAGAGGGCGGGAGAAAAGGAGAAGGGCAGTGCAATGGGGAGTTACAACGTCGTCAGCTCGGCGGGATACATCACGGGCAGCGCCATAAGCGGCACACTCATATCATCGGCGGGATTTGGTGCGGCGTTTGGCCTCGGGCTTGCCCTG